A region of the Corynebacterium falsenii genome:
GTCGATGACGCTCTGCGCCTGTGTGTGAAGGTTTTTATCGAGTTCTTGCTCCAGGCCGCGGGAAACGGTTGTGTAGGCCACGCCGGTGATTACCGCAATGGAGATCATGACGGTGATCGCTGTCATGATGGCAAGCCGCGTGCGAAGGGATAGGCCCTGCAGGAGGTAGAGCAGCGGCTGCACCCCGCGGGGCACCCGTGAGCGATGGGCGCTCTCCGGTTGCGAAGCGTAAAAGTTACGCTTGCTCACCCGCGTGGGGCGAGCAGCGGGTCGAGCGGGGCTCGGCAATCGACGTAATATCACGGTGCGGTTTCGCGCAGAGCGTAACCCACTCCTCTCACGGTGTGGATCAGGCGCGATTCTCCTCCTGCTTCAGTTTTGCGTCGGAGGTAGCCGATGTAGACCTCCAGCGCGTTTCCGGATGTGGGGAAATCATAACCCCACACGTCTTCGAGAATTGTGCTTCGGTTCAGAACCTTGCGTGGATTCCGCATGAGAAGTTCGAGCAGGGCGAATTCGGTCCTCGTGAGGCTGATCTGCCGATCGCCACGCTTCACGTCGCGTGTCTCGGGATTCATCGTGAGGTCCTCGAAGGACAGGTACCCGGGCGAATCGTTCGAGGTTGTTGCGGGACGACTTGCACGCCGGATCAGGGAACGGGTTCGGGCCAGCATTTCCTCGAGCGCAAATGGCTTCGCGAGGTAGTCGTCGGCTCCGGCGTCCAACCCAGCGACCCTCTCAGACACAGAGTCGCGGGCGGTGAGGAGCAGGATGGGCAGTTCATTGCCCTGGCTGCGCAGTTGCCGGCAGACCTGAAGGCCGTCGATCTTGGGCATCATCACGTCGAGGATTGCCATATCCGGCCGCTCGGTAGCGATGGAGTCCAAGGCTTCCTGCCCGTCGCGGGCGAGAACAACGGTGTACCCGTTAAAGATCAGCGAACGTCGCAGTGACTCGCGTACTGCTTGGTCGTCGTCTACAACAAGAATCTTCATGTCGCCATTGTGCCGGTTCGTGGGCGCAGATCGAACAACTGCCCTGACCTTTTTAGCAAATGTTTAGAATTCTAAGATTGGATACAGATTCGCAACCTGCGTTTTCCCAGTTCACCACTCGGAATATAATTTCCTGAAATTCGCACAGAAAAATCCCCCGCAGCGTTCCGGAATAATATTATCCGGCTCTGCGGGGGATTAAGCACTCCGTGACGCGAGAGAAAGTTTCGTATCGCCACGCTAAAGCATGACGAGTCAACAAACTTGCTGCTAGGGGAGCTTTGCTTAGTTTTTACTTGTCGAGATCGATCAGGCCGAGCTGAGCAGCCTTGACGAGACGACGGGGGATCTGCACTTCCTGACCCTGGACCTTCACGGTCTGCAGGGCGACGTTGTCAGACTTCCACTGAGAACGACGGGAGTGGGTGTTAGCACGGGACATGCGGCGCTTTGGAACTGCCATGGTGGTGTGACCTCCTCAGGTCTTCTAGGACTGGTGCGTCTTACTTCTTCTTGCGGCGGGTCATGTTGCCGTAGCGGCGCTGGAACTTCTCCACGCGGCCGGCGGTGTCCATCACGCGCTGTGCACCGGTCCAGAATGGGTGGGACTCGCTGGTCACGTCGACAACGATGAGCGGGTACTCGTTACCGTCTTCCCACTCGACCGTGCGATCGGAGGTGGCGGTGGAGCGGGTCAAGAACTGGTGACCGGTGCTCGCATCCTTGAAGACTACGGGGTGATAGTCGGGGTGGATATCCTTCTTCATGCTTCCTTCATTCCCTTAGGTTGTGTACATCAGGTCGGTCCACAGCGGCTAGCGTTGCGCAGGTGGTCGTGCCTGAGTCGGGCAAGAATTCGCACTGACCCGGTGGGCCAAATACGTACAGTCTGAATACCTTAGCGGAAAGTGCCCCACCTTCCGAAATCACCAGCTGCTCTCACTGGGCCACTCCCCTAGCCATCGGCAGCACCACCGGTATCAACGCCGGAGTTGGTACAGGAACCGCCGCCCTGCAATCGTGCAATCAGGGCGGGATCAAGACGGGATTAGGTATTGCGCGCGAACTGGAGTAAAGTTGGCTCCCGCTGTTGTCTATGTAAACGTCATCGTCTCGACAACCCGCGCCCCCATGTGCCCTCTCGGCCCGTCTAACCGCAGAGTCAGCCATGTGCGAGGCGACATGAGGATGTCGGACGGAAGGAGAAAACCCATGTCGGCATATTGCCAGGTCACGGGACGCAAGCCGAGTTTCGGCAAATCTGTGTCTCACTCGCACCGCCGCACGAGCCGTCGCTGGAACCCGAACATCCAGCGTCGTTCGTTCTACCTGCCCTCGGAGGGTCGTTCCATCACGCTGAACGTCTCCACCAAGGGTCTGAAGACCATCGACCGTGATGGCATCGAGTCCGTCGTTGCCAAGATCCGAGCCCGTGGGGAGAAGATCTAACACATGGCACGTAACGATATTCGCCCAATTATCAAGCTGAAGTCTACGGCTGGCACTGGTTACACCTACGTCACCCGTAAGAACAAGCGCAACAACCCCGATCGCATGACTCTCAAGAAGTTCGATCCGATCGTCCGCAAGCACGTCGAATTCCGCGAGGAGCGATAATTTATGGCTAAGAAGTCCATGATCGCCAAGAACGAGCAGCGCAAGGAAATCGTCGCCCGCTACGCGGAGCGTCGCGCTGAACTCAAGAAGATCATCAAGAACCCGAACACCTCTGACGAGGATCGCCTGGACGCTCAGTACGAGCTGAACCGCCAGCCACGCGATGCCTCTCCAGTGCGCGTTCGTAACCGCGACGCCGCCGATGGTCGCCCCCGCGGTTACCTGCGCAAGTTCGGCCTGTCCCGTGTACGCGTCCGCAACATGGCTCACCGCGGTGAGCTGCCGGGCGTCCGTAAGTCCAGCTGGTAAGGGGGAGCTCTCACAATGAAGCGCACCAACATGAAGAAGGCGCGGATGGAGCAGTCCCGCCGCCCGAAGAAGAACCCGCTCAAGGCCGAAGGCATTGACGCGGTTGACTACAAGAACTACGACCTGCTGCGTAAGTTCATCTCCGACCGTGGCAAGATCCGCTCTCGCCGCGTGACCGGCCTGACCCCGCAGCAGCAGCGTCAGGTTGCTACCGCAATCAAGAACGCTCGTGAAATGGCACTGCTGCCGTTCCACAGCCGCTGATTCACAGCTGCCTTCACCGAGTCTCGGCATCAGCAGCTTGACTGACTCGGTCGACGTTTTACATAACACGCCAAGAGCCCGATCCCTTCAGGGGGTCGGGCTCTTGGCGTGTCCATGTTCGGTAGCAGTTGCTCTGTTAGGATCCTTGTGTACATTCTCGTGCAGCCAGCCTGCACCCGCGAAAGGATCCCATGACGAATAACAACCCCTATGGCTCGAACCCTTACGGTTCTGACTCCAACAATCAGAACCCTTACGGTTCTTCCCCGCAGGAGCCAGCCAACGGCAACAACTTCCCTGGCTACCCCGCAAGCGACTCAAGCAACACCGGAAATCCGGAAGCTAGCCCGCAGCAGCCCTACGGCCAGCAGGCTTACGGTGAGCAGCCTCAGACAGACCAGCCCTACGGAACCGGCCAGGGGTACCAGGCTGACAACTCCTACCAGAGCTACCCGGGCCAGCCGGGCCAGCAGGGCTACGGCGCCTACCCCACCACCGGCAACGAGATGGCCCCTAACGGCCAGTACACCAGTGCGGGCAAGCGCTTCCTCGGCTACCTCATCGACTTCATCCTTATCCAGCTCATCGTTGGCGGCCTCCTGACCTACTTCATTGCAGGCGAGGCCATCAACGAATGGATCCAAGCCAGCGTCGACGCTGCGCAGGCCGGCGTTGAGGCTCCCGACATGCCCTACGGCTCCTTGGCCACCGCCTCGATTCTGAGCCTCGTTGTGTGGTTCGCCTACCGCATCCTCATGGAGACCGCGAAGGGTGGCAGCCTGGGTCACATGGCCTTGGGCAACCGAGTCATCAACGCCAACGGCACGAACCCCACCGCGCTGGAGTCCTTCAAGCGCAATAGCTGGTTCCTCGTCTTGAGCCTGCTCGGCGCGCTCAATATGCTCGGCATTCTGCTCGGTCTCGTGCTCTACATCGCTTTGGGTGTCACGATCTCCCGGAGCCCCATCAAGCAGTCCTTTGCTGACAAGTGGGCTGGCACGGTCGTCGTCGACAAGAACTAAGCCCTAGGCGGTTTCGCCCCTCCCCTCTCCTCGCTCCCCCTCTCAACGGGGGCAACCTCCTTAACCACGCATCCATGCGGATTTGATCTAATGGATGCGTGGTTAATGTGTTGACGGGCTTTAGCGTGGTGATCCTCATCATCGCCCTCGGTTTCGCCGTGGGGCGGTCGAAGGTTCTCGGCCCGAACGCTGTGTACACCCTCAACATGTTCGTCTTCTGGATCGCGCTGCCGGCCACGCTTATCAAATTCATGTCGGAGACGGACATCGCCCAACTCTTCGGCGTCAACCTCGCGGTCGTCGCCCTCTCCACACTCGGTGCGGGTCTGCTCGGCTTTGTGGGCTATCGCTATATCGCTCACCGTTCCACACCCGATTCCCTCATTGCAATGTTGGCGTGTTCATATTGCAATGGGTCAAATTTGGGCATTCCGCTCGCTGCGCATTTGCTTAAAGACCCCACGCTGACTCTCCCCGTCATTCTTTTCCAGGTTGGGTTCTATGGTCCCATGACGGTGATGTTGTTGGATATGCAGACCGGCACAAAAGCCCGTGCGCATTTTATTCGTGACATCATCCTCACCATCATCCGAAATCCGCTGATTCTGGGGGCTGGCGTCGGAATTGGAATTTCCCTGCTGCAGCACAATACTCAGTGGCGTGTGCCCGGCATTGTGGCCGAGCCGGTGGGAATCATCGCAGACGCCACCGTAGGCTGTGCGCTCATCGCCTTCGGCATGTCGATGGCGGAGGTCCGGGTGCTCCAGCGCGGCCGCAGCCCACGGCGGAGCGTGTGGGCGGCTTCTTTCGTGAAAGCTGTTGTGCACCCGCTCATTGCCCTGGCGATTGGCTATTTTCTTTTCGACGCCTCTACGCAGCTTCTCCTCACCATCGCCGTGGTGGCTGCATTGCCCACTGGCCAAAATGTTTTTACCTACGCGCAGCGATTTAACATCAATAAGGTTCTCGCGCGAGACACTGCAGTGGTATCCACGGCGCTTTCACTTCCCGTGATGGCTGCACTTGTACTTTTCCTCAGCTAAACTATTTTCGGAACGCAAGCAAATTCGAGAGAGGAAAACAATGAGCAGTGAACCCCTAGAAAGGCTCAGCGTTTACAAGGTCACGCCAACACAAGCCGACAAGCTCGAGAATTACGTTTACATGTACTACGACTCTGTAACCAAGGAGCCGTTCTACATCGGGAGGGGCAAGGGGAAGAGGATCTTCAGTCACGTATCGGCAAGCCACAACGCAGACCTGGCGGAACGACTGGCCGATGGATCCTGGGAAGTAGACTTTCTCGCTTTTGGCCTCGACGAAAACGAGGCTAGGAAAGTTGAAGCCACGTGCATTGACTTAATCGCATCGATAACCTACTTAACCGTAACCGTGGCACCGACAGCCGTACTTACGGACGTATCGGAGCCCTAGCCCTGATGCACAGCTTAGATTCCGAAGATCTCGATCATTTCCCGGACAATCTCATTGCTGTTTCGATCAAAGATACATATAAGCGGTATGGTAACGACGAACAAGCTCTATACGAATCTACCCGCGGAATTTGGGCACTGAACGAAGAGAAGGCCGATGCCGCTGAGTACATTCTCGGAGTCGTCGATTCCCATGTGGTCTATGTGATGTCTGTTGCAGCTTGCTTGGCGGCAGGGTCAACAAACTACTTTCTGAGGGACGATAACGGCTTTGCGGATTCGAACCGGTACGAATTCGTAGGACGTACCGCTTCCGAGGAGATTCAGGCGCGGTACCTCGGAAAGAAACTCCCCTCCAATCCGCAGGGGCCTCACTATTACGGGCCATACTTCGGCAAAGAGTTTGTCTGAGCCTTAGTACTGCCTCAGTACTCGAGTATCTATCCGTCCGCCGAGAAAGTTTTTTCGGGGGACGGACTAGTGCGTGAAAGACATGCTGTGATTCGGCTCCGGCATGGGGCCATCGAGGGAGTCGAGGTAATCAACCTCGTCCTTGAGGTCAGCCAGGAACTGCTTGGCTAGGTCGTGACTGAAGCCATTGCGCACCACCACACGCTGCACGGTGAGAGCTTCCACGTCAGCGGGCATGGGGTAAGCCGGAACGAGCCAGCCCTTCGTGCGCAGACGCTCGGAGAGATGGTACAGGTTCCAGTTCTTCGTATGGCCTTCCTTCATGCTCCAGGCGAAGACGGGGATGTCCGTTCCGTCGTTCCATAGCTCGAACTGAGGCATCTCTCCGATGCTGGACGACAGGTACACGGCAACGTCCTGGGTTGCCTGCTGCACGCGGCGATAGCCCTCCTTGCCGAGGCGCAGGAACAGGTAGTACTGCAGCAGCACCTGGGCACCGGGGCGGGAGAAGTTCAACGCGAAGGTCGGCATCTCGCCGCCGAGGTAGCTGACCTTGAACACAAGGTCATCGGGGAGGACGTCCGTATCGCGCCACACGACCCAGCCCAGGCCGGGGTACACCAGGCCGTACTTGTGGGCGGACGTGCTGATGGATGCGACGCGCGGGATGCGGAAGTCCCACTCGAGGTCTTCCTGAATGAACGGGGCAATCATGCCACCAGAGGCACCGTCGACATGGATGGGGATGTCCAAGCCACGCTCGGACTCGATCTGGTCGAGAACCTCGGCGATCTGCTTTACCGGTTCGTACATGCCGGTGTAGGTCACACCCATAATCGCCACCACACCGATAGTGTTTTCGTCGATGTAGGAATCCAGGTCATGTCCATCGAGCACCTTGTGCTCCATGGAAATCGGCACGTAGCGGGCCTCAACGTCGAAGTAGTTGCAGAACTTTTCCCAGCACACCTGGACTGCGCTCGAGAGAACGAGGTTGGGCCTTTCGGTAGACAATCCCCTCTCTCGGCGCGCGTGCTGCCACCGGCGCTTAAGCGCGAGACCGCCGAGCATGCATGCCTCAGAGGAGCCCACCGTGGAGCAGCCGATCGCACGCTCCACGTCCGGTGCGTGCCACAGGTCAGCGAGCATCCGCCAGCAGCGCGTTTCGATCTCGGCGGTACGCGGGTACTCGTCCTTGTCGATCATGTTCTTATCGGCAGATTCTAGGTACAGACGCTGCGCTTCGTCCTCCATCCAGGTGCTCACGAAGGTGGCGAGGTTCAGGCGAGCATTGCCATCCAGCATCGACTCGTCGTGCACAAACTGGTACGCGGTCGAGGGAAGGTTCTCCTCCTCCGGAATCTTGTACCGCGGGATGTCCGTGGCTTACTCATCCCGGGTAAACAGCGGGTTGAGCTCAATGCGGGAATCCTTGGAGTGATACCGGTTATTGTGCTTGTGGTTCATCGGAGAAGTTGGCCTTCCTGAACGGGTAACAAGTAACAGAAAAAAGGGGGTCACACCCCCACCATTAATCGGTGAGGCTATGACCCCAAGGTACTAGCGCCAGAGCAACAGTGCATCGCCTTGGCCACCGCCACCACAGAGGGAAACGCCTGCGTGACCCTCACCGCGGCGCTTGAGCTCGTGGGCGGCGTGCACGACCAACCGCGCTCCCGAGCAGCCGATCGGGTGGCCCAAAGAAATGCCGCCACCGTGGATGTTCGTCTTCTCCAGCGGGTAGTTCAGATCACGGAGAGACTGGATGGCCACCGACGCAAACGCCTCGTTGATCTCTAGGAAGTCCAGATCGTCGACGACCCACCCTGCCTTCTCCAAGGCTGCGGACATGGCCTGTGAGGGCTGGGAGTGCAGCTTGGTGTCCGGACCAGCAGTCTGACCGTGAGCGCTCAGGGTGGCGAGCACCTCGAGTCCGTTGTCCTCGGCATACGCGCGAGTGGTGAGAACCACGGACGCTGCACCATCGGAGATCTGGGATGCCGACGCTGCGGTGATCGTTCCGTCCTTGCGGAACGCCGGGCGCAACTTAGCGAGCCCCTCGGCGGTGGTTCCGGGTCGGATGCCTTCATCCTTAGTCACGGTAACCGTTTCCTTGCGGCCCTTGACCTCGATGGGAACGATCTCGTCGTCGAAGATGCCCTCCTCGGTGGCTTTTTCGGCGAGCTGGTGCGAGCGGGCAGCAACCTCGTCCTGCTCCTCGCGGGTGATGCCGCGATCTTCGTTGCCCTCGTCGGTTTCCAGACCCATGGCAGTGCCGTGCACCGCGTCGGAGAGGCCATCGCGCTCCAGGGAATCCTGCAGAGCCAGGGAGCCGTAGGACTTACCGGCGCGCACACCCGCAGCGAGGTGCGGAGCGTTGCTCATGGATTCCTGGCCGCCGGCAACCACCACGGTGGCGTCGCCCGTCTTAATCATGCGGGCAGCGCTGATTATGGCGTCGAGACCAGAAAGGCAGACCTTGTTCACGGTCATGGCCGGCACCTGCATCGGCAGACCTGCGGCGACGGCGGACTGCTTGGCGGGGTTCTGACCAGCACCGGCCTGCACCACCTGGCCCATGAGGACGTAATCAACCGTGTCGGCGGCGATTCCTGCCTGCTCCAGGGAAGCCTTGATGGTGGCAGCGC
Encoded here:
- a CDS encoding response regulator transcription factor, whose product is MKILVVDDDQAVRESLRRSLIFNGYTVVLARDGQEALDSIATERPDMAILDVMMPKIDGLQVCRQLRSQGNELPILLLTARDSVSERVAGLDAGADDYLAKPFALEEMLARTRSLIRRASRPATTSNDSPGYLSFEDLTMNPETRDVKRGDRQISLTRTEFALLELLMRNPRKVLNRSTILEDVWGYDFPTSGNALEVYIGYLRRKTEAGGESRLIHTVRGVGYALRETAP
- a CDS encoding GIY-YIG nuclease family protein gives rise to the protein MSSEPLERLSVYKVTPTQADKLENYVYMYYDSVTKEPFYIGRGKGKRIFSHVSASHNADLAERLADGSWEVDFLAFGLDENEARKVEATCIDLIASITYLTVTVAPTAVLTDVSEP
- a CDS encoding acetyl-CoA C-acetyltransferase, whose protein sequence is MAEHNASSAAPKAPEDIVIVGATRTPQGRMLGSLASKSAVDLGAATIKASLEQAGIAADTVDYVLMGQVVQAGAGQNPAKQSAVAAGLPMQVPAMTVNKVCLSGLDAIISAARMIKTGDATVVVAGGQESMSNAPHLAAGVRAGKSYGSLALQDSLERDGLSDAVHGTAMGLETDEGNEDRGITREEQDEVAARSHQLAEKATEEGIFDDEIVPIEVKGRKETVTVTKDEGIRPGTTAEGLAKLRPAFRKDGTITAASASQISDGAASVVLTTRAYAEDNGLEVLATLSAHGQTAGPDTKLHSQPSQAMSAALEKAGWVVDDLDFLEINEAFASVAIQSLRDLNYPLEKTNIHGGGISLGHPIGCSGARLVVHAAHELKRRGEGHAGVSLCGGGGQGDALLLWR
- the rpmF gene encoding 50S ribosomal protein L32; the encoded protein is MAVPKRRMSRANTHSRRSQWKSDNVALQTVKVQGQEVQIPRRLVKAAQLGLIDLDK
- the rpsR gene encoding 30S ribosomal protein S18, whose protein sequence is MKRTNMKKARMEQSRRPKKNPLKAEGIDAVDYKNYDLLRKFISDRGKIRSRRVTGLTPQQQRQVATAIKNAREMALLPFHSR
- a CDS encoding type B 50S ribosomal protein L31 — translated: MKKDIHPDYHPVVFKDASTGHQFLTRSTATSDRTVEWEDGNEYPLIVVDVTSESHPFWTGAQRVMDTAGRVEKFQRRYGNMTRRKKK
- the rpsN gene encoding 30S ribosomal protein S14, with translation MAKKSMIAKNEQRKEIVARYAERRAELKKIIKNPNTSDEDRLDAQYELNRQPRDASPVRVRNRDAADGRPRGYLRKFGLSRVRVRNMAHRGELPGVRKSSW
- the rpmG gene encoding 50S ribosomal protein L33 — encoded protein: MARNDIRPIIKLKSTAGTGYTYVTRKNKRNNPDRMTLKKFDPIVRKHVEFREER
- a CDS encoding RDD family protein, with translation MTNNNPYGSNPYGSDSNNQNPYGSSPQEPANGNNFPGYPASDSSNTGNPEASPQQPYGQQAYGEQPQTDQPYGTGQGYQADNSYQSYPGQPGQQGYGAYPTTGNEMAPNGQYTSAGKRFLGYLIDFILIQLIVGGLLTYFIAGEAINEWIQASVDAAQAGVEAPDMPYGSLATASILSLVVWFAYRILMETAKGGSLGHMALGNRVINANGTNPTALESFKRNSWFLVLSLLGALNMLGILLGLVLYIALGVTISRSPIKQSFADKWAGTVVVDKN
- a CDS encoding glutamate decarboxylase, which gives rise to MPRYKIPEEENLPSTAYQFVHDESMLDGNARLNLATFVSTWMEDEAQRLYLESADKNMIDKDEYPRTAEIETRCWRMLADLWHAPDVERAIGCSTVGSSEACMLGGLALKRRWQHARRERGLSTERPNLVLSSAVQVCWEKFCNYFDVEARYVPISMEHKVLDGHDLDSYIDENTIGVVAIMGVTYTGMYEPVKQIAEVLDQIESERGLDIPIHVDGASGGMIAPFIQEDLEWDFRIPRVASISTSAHKYGLVYPGLGWVVWRDTDVLPDDLVFKVSYLGGEMPTFALNFSRPGAQVLLQYYLFLRLGKEGYRRVQQATQDVAVYLSSSIGEMPQFELWNDGTDIPVFAWSMKEGHTKNWNLYHLSERLRTKGWLVPAYPMPADVEALTVQRVVVRNGFSHDLAKQFLADLKDEVDYLDSLDGPMPEPNHSMSFTH
- the rpmB gene encoding 50S ribosomal protein L28, which encodes MSAYCQVTGRKPSFGKSVSHSHRRTSRRWNPNIQRRSFYLPSEGRSITLNVSTKGLKTIDRDGIESVVAKIRARGEKI
- a CDS encoding AEC family transporter; this translates as MVNVLTGFSVVILIIALGFAVGRSKVLGPNAVYTLNMFVFWIALPATLIKFMSETDIAQLFGVNLAVVALSTLGAGLLGFVGYRYIAHRSTPDSLIAMLACSYCNGSNLGIPLAAHLLKDPTLTLPVILFQVGFYGPMTVMLLDMQTGTKARAHFIRDIILTIIRNPLILGAGVGIGISLLQHNTQWRVPGIVAEPVGIIADATVGCALIAFGMSMAEVRVLQRGRSPRRSVWAASFVKAVVHPLIALAIGYFLFDASTQLLLTIAVVAALPTGQNVFTYAQRFNINKVLARDTAVVSTALSLPVMAALVLFLS